A genomic segment from Nicotiana tabacum cultivar K326 chromosome 7, ASM71507v2, whole genome shotgun sequence encodes:
- the LOC107789022 gene encoding BON1-associated protein 2-like — MKPSSSLSRALEITVISGENLRQNRTQWVKKNAFVNIKTDSSSNIQTTRMDKEGGNFPMWNEKLIVNMPMHARYLTVEVQCKTSSGIKTIGIARVPTSDFIGGFLPEDYLHLLSYRLRDEKGEKNGIINFSVKVKNAQSYTAGCATAYSQQWMATPVAMGSNASGGVVTGIPVYPGSY; from the coding sequence ATGAAGCCATCATCATCGTTGTCGCGGGCGTTAGAAATCACAGTGATTTCCGGGGAGAATCTCCGACAGAACAGGACGCAATGGGTGAAGAAGAACGCTTTCGTAAATATCAAAACAGATTCGAGCAGCAACATTCAAACAACAAGGATGGATAAAGAAGGTGGAAATTTTCCTATGTGGAACGAGAAATTGATCGTTAATATGCCCATGCATGCTCGTTATCTGACGGTTGAGGTTCAATGCAAGACTTCTTCAGGTATCAAAACAATTGGAATTGCAAGAGTTCCGACGTCGGATTTCATTGGTGGATTCTTGCCGGAAGATTATCTGCACTTGTTGAGTTATAGGCTTAGGGATGAAAAGGGTGAGAAGAATGGGATTATTAATTTCTCCGTCAAGGTCAAGAATGCACAGTCGTACACTGCCGGTTGCGCCACCGCTTATTCGCAGCAGTGGATGGCAACTCCGGTGGCTATGGGAAGTAATGCTTCTGGTGGGGTTGTGACGGGTATTCCCGTTTATCCCGGGAGTTATTAg